The genomic interval GTACGACCACCGCCGATCGCGGAAGCGTAGGACAGCGCTACGTCTTTGGCCTTGCCGGACGCATCCTGGAAAATCGCGATCAGATCCGGAATACCGCCGCCTTTGACGAACTCGGTGCGAACGGTGTGACCCGGAGCCTTGGGCGCCACCATGATGACATCCAGATCCTGGCGGGGCACGACCTGGTTGTAGTGGATGGCAAAGCCGTGAGCGAAGGCCAGGGTAGCGCCCTGCTTCAGGTTGGGCTCGATCTCGTCTTTATAGAGCGCAGACTGGAACTCGTCCGGAGTCAGAACCATGACGATATCGGCACTTTTCACCGCGTCGGCTACATTGGCCACTTTCAGGCCAGCGCCTTCGGCTTTCTTGACCGAGCCAGAGCCTTCACGCAGACCGACCACAACCTCAACACCGGAATCTTTCAGGTTGTTGGCGTGCGCGTGACCCTGGGAGCCATAGCCCAGAATGGCCACTTTCTTGCCCTTGATGATGGAAAGATCACAATCTTTGTCGTAATAAACGTGCATGTTCATCTCCTGAATAGTCGCCCAAAGGCGGGGAACGATTGAATATCGGCCGGCAGTTTAAGGAAAAACACTCATAACGTAAAATGATATATTCGCAACTTGATATTGCACATAATGCAACATCAATCAACGGCAGGAGATCCCGATGGACGCCACAAAGCTTCGTCTCTATCTGGCGCTCGCCGCCACACGCCACTTTGGGCGAGCGGCTACCCAGTGTCACGTCAGCCCCTCCACCATCAGCCGCAACCTGAAACAGCTGGAAGAGGAGCTGGGCGTGACGCTGATGCTGAGGGATAACCGATCCGTGAACCTGACGCCCGAGGGCGAACGATTCCAACGGTTTGCCCGGGAAAGCCTTCAACAGTGGGAGACCTTTCAGGAAGCACTGCACCAGGGCGCCGACGAGCTGCGCGGCCAACTGAGCATTTACTGCTCGGTGACCGCCAGCTACAGCTTTTTGCACGACTTGCTGACCCAGTTCCGGGGCAGCTATCCCGGCATCGCCATCAAACTGCACACGGGGGACCCCGCCCAGGCGGTCGAGCGGATTCTGGCGGGACAGGAGGATATTGCGATTGCCGCCCGGCCCGACCGTCTGCCGGGAAGCCTGGAGTTCAAGTCCATTGCCGAGTCACCCCTGGTGTTCATCGGCCCCGAGGACCCGGCGTTGCTCGCCAATCAGGCCGGCTCCGAACAGGACTGGCGGCGCTGGCCGATCATCATCCCGGAGGAGGGTATTGCAAGGGAGCGCTTTGACGGCTGGTGCCGGGCACAACAGCTGACACCCGACATTTACGCAGAGGTCAAAGGCAATGAGGCAATCGTCAGCATGGTGAGCCTCGGTTTCGGGGTCGGATTGGTGCCAGAGATTGTGCTCAGAAACAGCCCCCTGCGCCAGCGGGTCAAGCCGCTGCCGCAGCAGCCGGACCTGGGGCCCTTCGAAACCGGCATCTGCGTGCTGCAAAGGCGGCTTAAAAGCCCAATTGTGTCAGCACTATGGGAACAGGTGGCGGGTTAACCCCCCCGGAGCAGCTAACCCGCCACCAGCCATACAGGAATTTACCGCACTGGGGACAACCGCAACACTGCCACATCGTGTGCGGCCAGCTTTAACCGAAGCGGTTTACTGGTATCCCCCTCGCCATCTCTCCAAAGCCGACGCCAGGTGAACTGCTGATCGTGAAAGTTGATGTGATGGCCAAACTGATCATCCTTCACTTCAAAATGATGAGCCCAGTCGTGGGTATAGCTCAGCGGCGTATCCCCGCGGTTCAGAAACATGAAGGCCCAGTCACCGCCTTCCAGCGGTTTTACATAAATCATCAGCTCTCCCTGATGAAGGTACTTCATGGCCTGTACACCCAGAGGGTCCTGATTCAAGGCAATGATGTCTCGGTTCGTCAGAATGTCGCGTGTGGCATCACTCATGTTGCGCAGGTCGTTTCCGGCGATCAGCGGCGAGTTCAACATGGCCCACAGGGTGAAATGGCTGCGGTCCTGCGCCTCTGTCATACCGTTGCCCACTTCGAGCATATCGTAGTCGTTCCAATGACCTGGGCCCGCGTATTGACGCAGTCGCTCATCGGCACGCATATCGAGAATCTTCAGAACACCCCAGGATGACCAGGAACCCCAACTCAGCTCGCAATCCCAGCAGGGGTAGATATCGCCACTGACCCGCCAGGAGTGCCCCACATCCTGCGCCCAACTCCAGGGCTGGTTGTCACCCCACTCACAGATACTGAACAGAATCGGTCGTCCGGCGCGTTTGAGCGCGTCGCGCATCGTAGTGTATGCGCCAATCGGGTTGATATTCTCGGTGTCACACCAGTCGTACTTCAGGTAATCAATGCCCCACTCTGCGTAGGTACGCGCATCCTGATACTCGTAGCCTCGACTGCCCGGATAACCGGCGCAGGTGGTATTACCCGCATCGGAATAAATTCCCAGCTTCAATCCACGCTGATGCACATAATCGGCCAGGGCTTTCATTCCGGAGGGAAACCGCTCCTTGTTAACCTGAATATTGCCCTGAGCATCACGCTCACCGTGCCAACAATCATCGATGTTAATGTATTCGTACCCCGCCGCTTTCAGGCCCGACTCCACCATGGCGTCTGCCATTTCCCGAATCATGGACTCGTCGACGTTACAATCGAACGTATTCCAGCTGTTCCAGCCCATCGCTGGCGTATCGGCCAGGTGCGGAAACTTTTCGGCATTTGCGGCCAACGATGCCCAACCAATCAGAAAGCCGGTAGCCCAGGTTAAAATTGTACTTCTCATAATGATTACCCTTATTAAAATATACGATTTATCTTACTTTTAAAAATTTGCGATAAAACGCCCATCAAGCCTGATGCAATGCTCCGTTAAGGAACGGGTCGGCGCCAGGATCGAAAGACGAAAAATTAAACCAATGGTTTCCTTTTTGAAAAAGGTCTGAACGATCGTGTTCGCCCCCGGCCAGAAAACCCAGTCGGAAGCGAACCTAGGAAGGATCAGTTTTCGCTGTAAAACTCCGGAAGCTCATCCAGAGTGATTACCAGCTCATGGTTGTACACCTCTACTTTATGTGCATCTTCATTGTAGTACTCGCCCGTCCAGAAGTTACTGCTATTGGTAACACCTTCTTCACTGTCCCCGTCATTCCAGGTCACGAAATACAGCCACCAGGCGCCATCCTCCTTGATATTATCCGGGTGAGGAATCGTGCCATTTTCTGTCAAGGCAACCATCTTGTCTTCACTGTCCGGATACTCGACGGCTTCGTTGAACTTGGGGAGTTTGGAGCCGTAATCTTGCGCATCTCCGTAAATATCTTCACCAATAATATCCACGTATCGATCCCCGGGGTACCAATCAGCCGAGGCTCCATTCCATACCCAAATCAGATTATTCAGTTCGTGATGATTCGTTAACCGATCGTACAAATACTTCCAGAGCGCTATCTGTGCATCAGCAGGTTGGACGGAATCATCTCGGGTCGCCCCCCACCAGAACCAGCCGCCTGATGCCTCATGCAAAGGGCGCCAGAGGACAGGAACGTCGGCGTCCTGGAGAGCCTTCAACTCCTGTGCAATACGGTCGACATCAGCCTCCATCTGGGCGAACGCCTCAGACTCCCTATCAAGTTGATCGCCATCCATTGGTATTCTGAAGCCGGTGGATTCCGTATAGAACTCCAATGTTTCTCCAGACGGATCTCGCCAGTGCCAGTTGAACGTAACCAGCCCTCCCAATTCCCAGTGCGCGATCGCCTCTCCGGTCTGCATCAAACCAGACCACCCTTGCCCATCAGCTACGGTGTAGTTCATGAAGTCATAGCCCATGATCGCAGGGGCCAGCCCGGTGTCATTGACCACTCGCTGGAACATGTCGGTGGAATCTTTCCACGTCAAGTCCTGCTGACCGGACAGCACCTGCTTTCCGAAAACACTTTTCAGATAGCTGTAAACCGCACGGGTCGTCTCGGCCGCATTGTCATTGACCAGATTCTCTGCAACACCCAGTTTTTCGACCGTGGGGGCGTTGGGGTCCATATCACCCATCTCGACAACGCAGGTTTCTTCCTCCTGACTGATTACCTGCTGCCCCCAGCCATCGCCATCGGGATCGACCGATGCCTCCGGCTCAGTACAATAGGGGTATTCTCCTCCCTCAACCTCAACATAGGTCAGCGCCTCTTCTGGATCGTGTTGATTGGTATCGGAACCATCTTCAATAGCGTTATTACTACCACACCCCAGAATTCCTGCCGTAAAAGCAAGAATGGCTGCGACACAGGTGTTACTTTCAAACAGATAGAGTTTCATTTGGTCTCTTCCAGTATCAACCCACTTGTACAGACAACAAAACATCGAACCAGAGCTCCCAATAACAGAGAGAGCCCTGATCCCGGTGCTCAGATCTATTCGGCCTCAGGAAAGCTGGCCGGAATGGAGGTCTCCATCAGACCGCCTTTACCATGAACGACTTGCTCACCCCGATCCGTCAAATCCACGCTGGTCTCTTCAGAGTTGGACAGATCAAACCCGGTCGCGCTTTCCGAATTATCAATCCACGTCCAGGCCAACCAACTGAAGGGGGCGGAACGTTCGAACGACGCAACATCCGCAAGCAAGTCATCTGCCACCAAGCCGCCTTCGACCATATCCACTTCCAGCCAGTCAAACTGTTCCGCATAGTGGAAATCAATCAGTTGGACCACTTCTTCCTCAACCTCCAGCGGGATATCACCCTCGATACGCATTTCTCCGACTTTGATTGGCGCATCGGGCATATCGCTGACGCCGAACACCTGGAAACCAAAGTGTTGCGGGGTGCCATTGCGCTCAAAGCCTTCGGGCAACTCCATGACGAACTCTTTGGTCACCCACTCACCCGGCGTCAAATCCTCAATAGTCCAGACCGCGAGATTGGTGTGGTTGGACCAGTTAGCATCCTGAATGAACACACGGAATTCAAAGTCCTCCGGTGCCTGAGCGTAGGCCTCATCCAACTGCAGGGTCAGAGTCATCTCCAGGCTTTCACTGTTGAGGTTGAAGTTTTCCACCTCGTTCAGATTATTTTTCTGGACAGCGAAAGTGCGGTTGTTATCATCCGAGGTATCACCCGCCTCAGAGGGGCGCGGTGACATGACCAGAGCACCATCTTCCGCCGACACACTGACCGGCAGAGTATGCCAACCGAGCACCGCCCAGCCATCGGTTCCTTCGGTGAAATCAGACTGATACTGGGTACCCCACTCGAAGGCAACCTGCTCTTCAGGCAACCCAAGCACTGTGATGTTATCGAACAGAATCGGCTCAACACTGCCATTCAAGTTACCCATCTGGATCCCAAGGTCTGAGCCACCCGCCCACTCTGCCTCAAAGGTGAGAGTAGTCCACTCGCCGAACGTCACATCGCCGGCTCCCAGATAGTTTGCCGTCTGCCAGCCCGCGGTATTGGACAGGACAGTGAAGTAAAGCTCCTGACTGGCATCGCCGTAAGCCGCTGGCACCAATACGTCGAGGGTAATTTCGACCTGCCCCGAGTAACTGACCCCGTCCATAGCACCTGATAGCGCCAGCACTTCACCGTCCCCAGCTTCCCGGGTGAGAGCAAGAGCACCATCCACTTCTGAAACGCCAGTTTGCGGATCCTCCCAGGACGCTGGCGCCCAGTCGGCAACACCATCATCGAAGGTCCATTCCCGCAGCAATTCCGGGACTGACGCCTCGATAACTTTGATGTTGTCAATGCGAAGCTCGCCATTCACCTCGGGATTCTTACCATTGGCCACCAACTCCAGCCCGATTTTGATGACACTGGAGGCATCAAAGCCGTCTTCCGCCCAGCCAAAGGAGCTATCGTCCTGAACAACTTTTTTCAGGCTTGACCAGCGGTTGGCCTGCAGGCTATCGGCTGAGTTCCACCCCAGGTTGGCGTAGCGCCCTTCACTATCCCGGAGGTACATCTGAAGTCCCATGACGCCCTCGCCTTCTGCGGCCTGCATGTAGTCCTCATCCAGATAGACCTCCATACTCACTTCCCGGCCAAGCACACTCACCGACTCCGGCAGCACTGCCAGATAACCGGCTTTGTCGTCTGGCGTCTGCCAATCGATGGGCAACTGAGCTGCTTTATCTCCGGCAGCCAGGACCATCAAGTCCTGGTGGCGGATAGCGTCCTCTTCCGCATTGGCGTCACCGAATTCACTGACAACGACCGGTATACGCTCGCCCTTCAATAGCTCCATCGCCGACGCCATATCGTCCCGGTCACGCCAGCGCGATCCGAAAGCATGCACAGAAAGAACAATATTTTCCTCATCATCTGCGGCCAACAGCTCCCGCCCCCGATTACCAAGGAAGGCATGGTAATCCTGGCCACAGCCGGGCGCATCAATCACGATCGGGTTGCGGAATCCGGCCCGGCGCATCTGCCGGATGACGGCTTTGTAATTGTCAATGTAGATCCGATACCCCTGACTGTACGAATTGAAAATGCCGGTCGGTCCCCACTTGCTCGCCAGATTGAGCATAACGTGGGGCTGGAAGCGGTCTTGCACCAGCACCGGAACCCACTCGCTCAGCCACAGGTCGTTCACCGCCCCAAACAGAGCTTCATCATCGGCGGCACATGCAACCTCGGGCTCCCAATAGGTCACTATTGCCAAGAGGCCAGCATCGACCGCAGTGAGCAGCGCCGCCTCGAGCTCATCCGCCGTGGTGTCAGAGCGGAGTTGTAAGCGCACCACATTAGAGCCCACCTCCTGAATCGAGGTAATACCATTGATTCGCTCCAAGGGGTTATCGCCGTATTGCAGGTTTACACCGCGCAAAAGCACTGATTCACCGGTGGCATCGAGCAACTGAGAGCCATCGGATGACAAGACCGGCGCATTCTCCGAAGGACGCGGGCGCCCCTCATCTCCTTGAACAGGTTCCGGTATCAGCTTGTGCTTTTCTGAATCCGGGGTGTCCAACATGCTGCCGCCGCAGGCTTGCAGGCCGAAGGCACAGGCGAGCAGCGCTATATAACCAATTTGTTTTTTCATAATGAACTCCGAAATTATTCTTAGTCGGTTAAGCCTTAATTGATGTCAGCGCGATCGTTAGAACGAGAGGCTGACGCCGGCTGCATAGCGGCGCTCCTGAACCCACAGCGAACGGAAATGATTGTCCCACTGGCCATAGCTGTGGCGGCTTTCACTGGTCAGATTGGTGCCGTTCAGGTATAGGCTTATGTTGTCGTTGATCCAGTAATTGACGGACAGGTCGAGGTAACCGGTTGGCTCAAGCCACTGCCCCATTTCCATGACCGCAGCGGTAGTATTGACTTCGAACCGCTCCATGTACTCTTCGCTTCGCCAGTTGTAGGCCGCGCGAACATTGAGCCCCCCTTTGTCGTACCACAGAATCAGGTTGGCCTGATGCTCGGAGTTAGAGGGCAGCGGAAACTTGTTCCCTTCCAGATCCGAGTATTGGGACTCGCTTTGCGAGTAGGTGTAGTTCGCTTCGATGCCCGTCGCACTGAGGTACTCCCCGGGCAAGAAAGTGAACGGCTGCTTATAGCCCACCTCCAGCCCGTATAAATCCGAGGCACCGGTGTTTCGCGTGGTCCAGATATTGGCGCGGCGACCGCGGTCGATTCCATCAAGGTCTCGGAAGGAGCGCTGTTCCTGGCCCGGCTCTACGGCGGTTTCCACGTCAATCAGGAACAGGCTGGCACCCAAGATGGAGTTCTCGGCGAAGTACCACTCTGCCGCCGTGTTATAGACCCGGGCCCGCCAGGGCTCGATATCCGGACGCCCCTGATCTTCACCTCCTCCAACACAACCGACATCATCCTGTACCGGACCGGAGGGACCAACCACCATGACCGGCTCACCGTTTTCATCGGTTTTAGGGCAGCGCTGGTACCAGAGGTTCAAGCTGGCGCCGACGTTATCCAGATCATTTCGGGTCATAGTCTCAGCAAAGCCGAAACGAACGGTGACATCGTCTGTGGGAAACAGGTTGAAGTTGACTGAAGGCAACACATCGGTGAAGTCCACTTCATCGGTTTGCGTGCCGTAAACAAACGCAAGCTTCTGCCAGTCGTCATAGCCGATGGAATTGAACATATCGAGAACTTCCGGCACATCATTTCGGATGACCGTCCGATCGGTCTGAACCACTTTCACCCCGACATTGCCTGAGTAGGGGATACCGAAGAGTCCCTGATCGAAATTCTCGAAATTCACCTGTACGTGAGCGGAAGTACTGGCCTCTTCCACGTCGTAGCTGTAGCCGGGGTTTTCCACGGCCCGCACCTCGCCGTACAGACGTGTCATAAAGTCATAGGGGCTGTCCCAGGCGTCGGGGTTCAGAGCCGCTACGCCGTCTTCAAACCCACCAATGGGGCCAAAATCGGTAAAGACGACGGTGTCGTCACCGCTAAACCCATTGTCCTGTAGACCACCGACCTCGACCAGGTTGATATTGGTTTCCGAAAAATCGAACTTGCGCCAGTCGGGGTAGCGTTGCCACACTAGGTTACCCGGAAGCAGCTTGTAGCGCAGATCCGCGGGAACCCGCGGATCTTCCCAATCGGTATACCGTCCGGTAGCAGTCACATATTCGAATCGGTCGCTGCGTGCCTCCCGAATCCCGTGACGCAAGCCAACATCAATGGACTCGACCAGTCCCCAATCCAGACGCAAGTTTACATCCGCACGCACGACATCCAACTCCGCCTCAAGATTGCTCCCTTGAGCGAACCCTTGATACTGATCGAGAACCGCCGGATCGGCCAAACTGGGCCCTTGATAGTGGAACTCGGGATAATCCGGTCGATAATCCACTGTCACGCGATAACCTTCCACCGGGTCCTTACCATCTTCACCATCCTCATCAACCCAGAGCCACGCCGGAGTCCCCTGTTGGAACGTCGCTTCGCGGGTCTGACTCTCTGCTTCACCGTGGACATAACGCACACTGGCGATCAGGTTGTCGTGATTGGTGTAGTTCAATTCCAGGTTGGTGTTGATGGCAGCGGTTTTTTCTATGTCGTTATCCGAGCGGGTCTGGAAGTCCGCCGCCCAGACATCCGCCACGGTGACGTAATACAAGTCATGATTGACAGTATTACCGGCGCCGTCCGGCACCCCAATGGTGGCTCCGTATTCAACCTGAGTGCGGGGTGAGTCCTGCACGACGTTGTACACATTCTCGCTAAAGACACCAGGCTCACCATTGACCTCAAACGACTGCGGAGTACTACCACCGTTAAAGCCGGCGCTGACCCCTCGATCGTATCGGTCCATACGGGTGTAGAACACATCACCCTTGAGAGTAAAATTATCGTTGAGCTCCCACTCCGCGCTGACGGTGCCGCCCGTGCGCTCACGCTCCATGAATTGACTATTGGCACTGTAACGGTCGGGGACAATGTACCAATCGTTCGGATTACCGGTGCCCGCCAAATCCGGGGCATTGTTTACCGGGTCTGGGCCCACGGGTAGCGGTGCCCCCCCCTGAGACTCCAGAAAGCCCAGACGATGGCCATTCCAGATGGAGTAGTTGGCCGCGTTGGAAATCGAGTGATTGAGGTTGGCGTAAATGGCCAGTCGATTATCAAAGTTGTAGCCCACCATGACGCTGGCACTGTGGTCCGGGTCGCGGGTGCCTTCCGTGCCATCGGCTTTCATTTCGTTTTTGGAGCGCTGACCCTGGGCCGCCTCCAGGCGCAGACGACTGGTCCACCCTTCATCCAGCGCCAGGGGCTTGAAGGTTCTCAGATCAACCACCCCAGATACCCCGCCCGAGAGCATGGAAGCACTTTGAGATTTGTACACGTCTACGCCGCTCATCAGGCCGGCAGGGATGTCAGAGTAGTCCGGCTGAACGCCGGTAATGGATTGAGGACTGAGAAACTGTTCTCCATTGAGCGTGGTCAACACCTGAGGCATACCACGAATGTTCAGACTGGTGCCCTCATTGGCTTCTCGGGTGATCTGCACCCCTGTCACCCGCTGAAGTGAATCGGTAATGGTGGTATCGGGAAGGCGGCCAATGTCTTCCGCAACAATGGAGTCGACAATACGATCAGAGTCGCGCTTGATATCAATGGCCATGGACTGAGAAGCCCGTACGCCGCGCACGATGACCTCTTCGAGATGGCCACTTTCCTCGTCACCACCGGTTTGCTCTTGGGCCTGCAACCCCACACTACTCAGTGCGCAGCCGATGGCCAATGCCAAAGCGGTTTTCTGCGAACCATACCCTCTGCGTTTGATCATGCTGAGATTCCTCTTATTACTTTTATTAACGTTATTGACTGGGCGAAAGCCGGTCGCCTTCGGAGTGATTCCGAGCCGGTGAGTGGGCCGATGACGCCACAACTCAGGGTTTCTTTATAGTCGGGAGCCCCCTTTATTCTCTGTAACCGGTTCCAAACTGAAGGCAAAAATAAGCTCCCTGAGAGAGCAGGAAGCTATTAGGATCTGTAACCGATTACAAATAGCCTAGCCCAAATACTTTTTGGTGGCAACCAAAAAAAGAAGGGGTGGGTATTTTTTTCGGTACGATTTGGTCTAAAAAGGGAGGGAGTTTATAACGAAAGCCGTCAATACCGCGTCACAGCACTTTGATCCGGCACCCTCCCTGGCGCCAATCGAGGCTACAGACTCAGTACTTTTTCACCGCGGGAGATACCCGACACACCAGAGCGCACCACTTCCAGAATGGACGCTTCGCCCACGGCCTGAAAGAAGGCGTCCAGTTTGTCGCTGGTGCCGGTGATCTGGATGACGTACAGCGAGCTGGTGACATCCACGATCTGGCCACGGAAGATGTCTACACAGCGCTTCACTTCTGCACGCTGGGCACCGGAGGCTTTGACTTTGACCAGCATCAGCTCACGCTCAATGTGGGCGCCTTCGGTCAGATCCACCAGTTTGACCACATCGATCAGCTTGTTCAGGTGCTTGGTGATCTGCTCAATCTTGTGATCATCCCCAATGGTGGTCAACGTCAGGCGAGACAGGGTCTCGTCTTCGGTGGGGGCCACCGTCAGGGTTTCAATGTTGTAGCCGCGCTGGGAAAACAGCCCGACCACCCGGGACAGTGCGCCCGGGGCGTTTTCAATCAATACCGAAATAATACGTTTCATGTCAGGTACGCTCCGTCTTGCTCAGCCACATGTCGCGCATGGACCCATTGGGGGCAACGTGCATGGGGTATACGTGTTCGCTTGGGTCAACCTGGATATCCATAAACACCACCCGGTCTTTCATGGCGAAACACTCTTCCATTTTGGCTTTGAGGTCTTCTTTGCGCTCCACGC from Marinimicrobium koreense carries:
- a CDS encoding TonB-dependent receptor, which encodes MIKRRGYGSQKTALALAIGCALSSVGLQAQEQTGGDEESGHLEEVIVRGVRASQSMAIDIKRDSDRIVDSIVAEDIGRLPDTTITDSLQRVTGVQITREANEGTSLNIRGMPQVLTTLNGEQFLSPQSITGVQPDYSDIPAGLMSGVDVYKSQSASMLSGGVSGVVDLRTFKPLALDEGWTSRLRLEAAQGQRSKNEMKADGTEGTRDPDHSASVMVGYNFDNRLAIYANLNHSISNAANYSIWNGHRLGFLESQGGAPLPVGPDPVNNAPDLAGTGNPNDWYIVPDRYSANSQFMERERTGGTVSAEWELNDNFTLKGDVFYTRMDRYDRGVSAGFNGGSTPQSFEVNGEPGVFSENVYNVVQDSPRTQVEYGATIGVPDGAGNTVNHDLYYVTVADVWAADFQTRSDNDIEKTAAINTNLELNYTNHDNLIASVRYVHGEAESQTREATFQQGTPAWLWVDEDGEDGKDPVEGYRVTVDYRPDYPEFHYQGPSLADPAVLDQYQGFAQGSNLEAELDVVRADVNLRLDWGLVESIDVGLRHGIREARSDRFEYVTATGRYTDWEDPRVPADLRYKLLPGNLVWQRYPDWRKFDFSETNINLVEVGGLQDNGFSGDDTVVFTDFGPIGGFEDGVAALNPDAWDSPYDFMTRLYGEVRAVENPGYSYDVEEASTSAHVQVNFENFDQGLFGIPYSGNVGVKVVQTDRTVIRNDVPEVLDMFNSIGYDDWQKLAFVYGTQTDEVDFTDVLPSVNFNLFPTDDVTVRFGFAETMTRNDLDNVGASLNLWYQRCPKTDENGEPVMVVGPSGPVQDDVGCVGGGEDQGRPDIEPWRARVYNTAAEWYFAENSILGASLFLIDVETAVEPGQEQRSFRDLDGIDRGRRANIWTTRNTGASDLYGLEVGYKQPFTFLPGEYLSATGIEANYTYSQSESQYSDLEGNKFPLPSNSEHQANLILWYDKGGLNVRAAYNWRSEEYMERFEVNTTAAVMEMGQWLEPTGYLDLSVNYWINDNISLYLNGTNLTSESRHSYGQWDNHFRSLWVQERRYAAGVSLSF
- a CDS encoding glycosyl hydrolase, with the translated sequence MKLYLFESNTCVAAILAFTAGILGCGSNNAIEDGSDTNQHDPEEALTYVEVEGGEYPYCTEPEASVDPDGDGWGQQVISQEEETCVVEMGDMDPNAPTVEKLGVAENLVNDNAAETTRAVYSYLKSVFGKQVLSGQQDLTWKDSTDMFQRVVNDTGLAPAIMGYDFMNYTVADGQGWSGLMQTGEAIAHWELGGLVTFNWHWRDPSGETLEFYTESTGFRIPMDGDQLDRESEAFAQMEADVDRIAQELKALQDADVPVLWRPLHEASGGWFWWGATRDDSVQPADAQIALWKYLYDRLTNHHELNNLIWVWNGASADWYPGDRYVDIIGEDIYGDAQDYGSKLPKFNEAVEYPDSEDKMVALTENGTIPHPDNIKEDGAWWLYFVTWNDGDSEEGVTNSSNFWTGEYYNEDAHKVEVYNHELVITLDELPEFYSEN
- the ilvC gene encoding ketol-acid reductoisomerase codes for the protein MHVYYDKDCDLSIIKGKKVAILGYGSQGHAHANNLKDSGVEVVVGLREGSGSVKKAEGAGLKVANVADAVKSADIVMVLTPDEFQSALYKDEIEPNLKQGATLAFAHGFAIHYNQVVPRQDLDVIMVAPKAPGHTVRTEFVKGGGIPDLIAIFQDASGKAKDVALSYASAIGGGRTGIIETTFKDETETDLFGEQAVLCGGTVELVKAGFETLVEAGYAPEMAYFECLHELKLIVDLMYEGGIADMNYSISNNAEYGEYVTGPQVINDESREAMRQALRNIQNGEYAKRFISEGALNYPEMTARRRLNAAHPIEQVGERLRAMMPWIGSNKIIDKSKN
- the ilvN gene encoding acetolactate synthase small subunit, translating into MKRIISVLIENAPGALSRVVGLFSQRGYNIETLTVAPTEDETLSRLTLTTIGDDHKIEQITKHLNKLIDVVKLVDLTEGAHIERELMLVKVKASGAQRAEVKRCVDIFRGQIVDVTSSLYVIQITGTSDKLDAFFQAVGEASILEVVRSGVSGISRGEKVLSL
- a CDS encoding glycoside hydrolase family 27 protein — encoded protein: MRSTILTWATGFLIGWASLAANAEKFPHLADTPAMGWNSWNTFDCNVDESMIREMADAMVESGLKAAGYEYINIDDCWHGERDAQGNIQVNKERFPSGMKALADYVHQRGLKLGIYSDAGNTTCAGYPGSRGYEYQDARTYAEWGIDYLKYDWCDTENINPIGAYTTMRDALKRAGRPILFSICEWGDNQPWSWAQDVGHSWRVSGDIYPCWDCELSWGSWSSWGVLKILDMRADERLRQYAGPGHWNDYDMLEVGNGMTEAQDRSHFTLWAMLNSPLIAGNDLRNMSDATRDILTNRDIIALNQDPLGVQAMKYLHQGELMIYVKPLEGGDWAFMFLNRGDTPLSYTHDWAHHFEVKDDQFGHHINFHDQQFTWRRLWRDGEGDTSKPLRLKLAAHDVAVLRLSPVR
- the ilvY gene encoding HTH-type transcriptional activator IlvY, with translation MDATKLRLYLALAATRHFGRAATQCHVSPSTISRNLKQLEEELGVTLMLRDNRSVNLTPEGERFQRFARESLQQWETFQEALHQGADELRGQLSIYCSVTASYSFLHDLLTQFRGSYPGIAIKLHTGDPAQAVERILAGQEDIAIAARPDRLPGSLEFKSIAESPLVFIGPEDPALLANQAGSEQDWRRWPIIIPEEGIARERFDGWCRAQQLTPDIYAEVKGNEAIVSMVSLGFGVGLVPEIVLRNSPLRQRVKPLPQQPDLGPFETGICVLQRRLKSPIVSALWEQVAG